The genomic DNA AAATTGCATTGTTAATATAACGATTAAATATTAGCCATTAAAGTCATTGGATACCTTATAATTGTAATCCTGGTCAATCAGATTTAGTATGACTAACAAAACAATTATTATTACTAACAGTATAAATAGTATAAAAATAAGGACGTGTTTTTTACATATCCCTATGACAGCGCCCTTATTAATTATCCAAAAAAACTTATTAATAATCCAAAAATATAATATTTAAAGATCTGAAAAAAATCGATTAACAGAGAAAATTAAACATTAAAACGGAACAATAAAACATCCCCCTCTTGAACTACATACTCCTTACCCTCAGCCCTAACCAAACCCTTTTCCTTTGCAGCGCCCATACTACCACAACTCACCAAATCATTATAAGCAACGGTTTCCGCACGAATAAAACCCCTTTCAAAGTCAGAATGGATTACCCCTGCCGCTTGGGGGGCTTTCATACCAGCAATAATAGTCCATGCCCTAGTTTCCGTTTCCCCAGTGGTGAGATAAGTGCGTAATCCTAACAATTCATAAGTAGCTCTAATCAAAGACTGTAAACCGCCTTCCTCTACGCCTAAGGATTCTAAAAATTCTGCCTTTTCTTCTGCCCCTAACTCCACTAATTCCGATTCAACTTGCGCAGAAACGATGACAACCATCGCATTTTGTTTGGTAGCTTCTGCTTTTACACCCTCTACCCATTGGTTACCCGTGGCTAAATCTTCATCACTAACATTAGCGGCATAGATAACGGGTTTTGAGGTTAATAAACCTAGGGGCTTGATAATTTCTTCATCTTCGGGAGTTAAATCTACTTCCCTAACGGCTTTACCTTCATTGAGGATGGGTAATATTTTTTCTAAAACTTCCATTTCCGCCACAGCTTCTTTATTGTTGCTTTTGGCTTGTTTTTTAAGTCTTTCCACACGGCGCTCGACTTGAGTTAAATCAGCTAGGGATAATTCTAAATTGATAACCTCCATATCACGCACTGGATCTACTGACCCAGAAACATGGATAATATCATCACTGTCAAAACATCTGACTACGTGGATAATGGCATCTACTTCCCTAATATTAGCAAGGAATTGATTTCCTAACCCCTCTCCTTTACTAGCGCCCTTAACTAATCCTGCAATGTCCACAAATTCGATACGAGTAGGTACAACTTTAGCGGAATTAGATATTTTTGCCAATACCTCCAAACGCTCATCAGGCACGGCTACAACCCCCACATTGGGCTCAATGGTACAAAAGGGGAAGTTTGCCGCATCGGCTTTGGCATTGGCTACTACGGCATTAAATAAGGTGGATTTTCCTACGTTGGGGAGTCCGACGATTCCTGCTCTTAACATATATTTTTTCTTTTACTGGTCAATACTTCATTATCTGCTAAGGGCGATGAATAAATCAACTAAATGGGGTGATGGGGAGTGAGGGTGATGGGG from Cyanobacterium stanieri LEGE 03274 includes the following:
- the ychF gene encoding redox-regulated ATPase YchF; the encoded protein is MLRAGIVGLPNVGKSTLFNAVVANAKADAANFPFCTIEPNVGVVAVPDERLEVLAKISNSAKVVPTRIEFVDIAGLVKGASKGEGLGNQFLANIREVDAIIHVVRCFDSDDIIHVSGSVDPVRDMEVINLELSLADLTQVERRVERLKKQAKSNNKEAVAEMEVLEKILPILNEGKAVREVDLTPEDEEIIKPLGLLTSKPVIYAANVSDEDLATGNQWVEGVKAEATKQNAMVVIVSAQVESELVELGAEEKAEFLESLGVEEGGLQSLIRATYELLGLRTYLTTGETETRAWTIIAGMKAPQAAGVIHSDFERGFIRAETVAYNDLVSCGSMGAAKEKGLVRAEGKEYVVQEGDVLLFRFNV